A section of the Schistosoma haematobium chromosome ZW, whole genome shotgun sequence genome encodes:
- the NUDCD2 gene encoding NudC domain-containing protein 2 (EggNog:ENOG410XDNK~COG:K), translating to MAEISEKSSKPSPLLIPPSNKGYQLLTRIGWRDAALDPGYEELKTSKVQSGISTNEYKSHFCIKNGGLGASRPGRRFPVATVLKRDRLGFGWPNKTNTARITHFSAGDSKAVEYPKDVRRLRHSSIKMDSKYMIRKMNLEKKKERIIRQGFNLTDEQLALLYDK from the coding sequence ATGGCTGAGATATCAGAAAAAAGTTCGAAACCATCGCCGCTGTTAATTCCTCCTTCAAATAAAGGTTATCAACTTTTAACTAGAATAGGTTGGCGTGATGCTGCCCTCGATCCAGGATATGAAGAACTGAAGACTTCGAAAGTACAGTCTGGCATTTCAACTAACGAGTATAAATCACATTTCTGCATTAAAAACGGTGGTTTGGGTGCTTCCAGACCAGGTCGACGCTTTCCTGTAGCAACCGTTTTAAAACGCGATCGTCTCGGTTTTGGATGgccaaataaaacaaatactgCAAGAATTACACATTTCAGCGCAGGTGATTCAAAAGCAGTTGAATATCCCAAAGACGTGAGACGACTTCGTCACTCATCCATTAAAATGGACTCGAAATATATGataagaaaaatgaatttagaaaagaagaaagaacGTATTATAAGACAAGGGTTTAATTTGACTGATGAACAGTTAGCTTTGCTCTATGACAAATGA